The following coding sequences lie in one Arthrobacter sp. PGP41 genomic window:
- a CDS encoding Gfo/Idh/MocA family protein: MEPIRVGIIGVGNVLNQYLDKIGVHPDVEIVALADVNPEAVKARAAEYSVPKALTPDELLADNEVELVLNLTPPKLHAPVTLQAIAAGKHVLSEKPFATSLDEARQILDAAREAGVKVGSAPTTFLGSGMQTSRKLIDDGWIGEPVAAFASFACRGYEHWHPNVDPFYSPGAGPMLDIGPYLITNLVNFFGPVKRVSATTPRSSETRPRPGKEGGVIQIKTPTHVTGTIDFESGASATVIVSWDIWNHNLPHLEIYGTGGSLAAPNPDHFSGAPVLRRGEPGDLALDMTPPGGGDWRETPITHRDDAYRGIGLAEFGFAIRKGLEPRTGGDFAYHVLEVLLAFEASSEQGRHIEIESTCERPRPLPSVGPQEPYRFD, from the coding sequence ATGGAACCCATTCGAGTCGGCATCATCGGCGTCGGAAACGTTCTCAACCAATACCTGGACAAGATCGGCGTCCACCCGGATGTAGAGATCGTGGCGCTCGCCGACGTTAACCCTGAAGCGGTGAAAGCGCGGGCCGCGGAGTACTCGGTCCCTAAAGCACTCACACCGGACGAGCTGCTGGCCGATAACGAGGTAGAGCTGGTTCTCAACCTCACCCCGCCAAAGCTCCATGCGCCGGTGACCCTCCAAGCCATCGCCGCAGGTAAGCACGTCCTTTCGGAAAAGCCGTTTGCCACTTCCCTGGATGAAGCACGCCAGATCCTGGACGCCGCCCGCGAGGCTGGGGTGAAAGTGGGCTCAGCACCCACCACCTTCCTCGGCTCCGGCATGCAAACCAGCCGAAAGCTCATCGATGACGGTTGGATCGGGGAACCCGTGGCCGCCTTCGCGTCCTTCGCTTGCCGCGGCTATGAGCACTGGCACCCGAACGTCGACCCCTTCTACAGTCCGGGAGCCGGTCCCATGCTGGACATCGGGCCGTACCTGATCACCAACCTTGTGAACTTCTTCGGCCCGGTCAAGCGGGTCTCTGCAACAACACCACGCTCATCGGAGACCCGGCCCCGTCCCGGCAAGGAGGGCGGAGTCATTCAGATCAAGACCCCGACGCACGTCACGGGCACCATTGATTTCGAGTCGGGTGCGTCAGCAACGGTGATCGTCAGCTGGGACATTTGGAACCACAACCTGCCGCATTTGGAGATCTACGGAACAGGTGGCTCGCTGGCGGCGCCAAACCCTGACCACTTCTCCGGGGCACCTGTGCTGCGCCGAGGCGAGCCCGGTGACCTGGCGCTGGATATGACCCCTCCAGGCGGTGGTGACTGGCGGGAAACTCCAATCACACACCGCGACGATGCCTACCGGGGCATCGGCCTGGCCGAGTTCGGCTTCGCCATCCGCAAGGGCCTGGAGCCCCGCACCGGCGGCGACTTTGCCTACCACGTGTTGGAGGTCCTCCTCGCCTTTGAAGCATCCTCGGAGCAGGGCCGTCACATCGAGATTGAAAGCACCTGCGAGCGGCCTCGACCGCTGCCTTCGGTGGGACCGCAGGAGCCCTACCGTTTCGACTAG
- a CDS encoding aldehyde dehydrogenase family protein encodes MSAFAVVDPATGTTHAQYPAATDAEVEAGLSAAQSTYQDWSRTTTVAERAALAKRLADLFVERKDKLAAIINREMGKPLPQAVGEAEFSGAIAAAFAEHAEEWLADEELDVADGLRTFFRYQGLGVVLGIMPWNYPYYQVARFAIPNIILGNTVIVRHASQCPESALALEELFRDAGFPEGAYVNLFATHQQISDIIADDRLQGVSLTGSEQVGAIVAEQAGRALKKCVLELGGADVFIVLDTDDVDLAVKKAVMGRMGNTGQSCNGSKRIVVLDKYFDEFSKKFKAAIAGQSYERGDFGPLSSASATKFLKEQVQGALDQGAEILVGNNQPQGNVFTPTVITNISPSMDVYREELFGPVAQLYKVSSDEEAIKLANSSPYGLGSVVICDDLERAERIGNQLDVGMVFIGAYDLSGADVPFGGVKKSGYGRELGKVGMLEFANKKLFRFAK; translated from the coding sequence ATGAGTGCATTCGCTGTTGTAGATCCGGCCACAGGAACCACCCACGCGCAATACCCTGCGGCTACCGACGCAGAGGTCGAGGCAGGCCTCAGCGCAGCGCAGAGCACCTACCAGGACTGGTCACGCACCACTACCGTGGCTGAGCGGGCAGCGTTGGCAAAGCGGCTGGCCGACCTGTTCGTAGAACGCAAGGACAAGCTCGCGGCCATCATCAACCGGGAGATGGGCAAGCCCCTTCCGCAGGCGGTGGGGGAAGCAGAGTTCTCCGGCGCCATCGCCGCAGCATTTGCCGAACACGCGGAAGAGTGGCTCGCAGATGAAGAACTTGACGTTGCCGACGGCTTGCGGACCTTCTTCCGCTACCAAGGCCTGGGCGTGGTCCTCGGCATCATGCCGTGGAACTACCCCTACTACCAGGTGGCACGCTTCGCGATTCCCAACATCATCCTGGGCAACACCGTGATTGTCCGCCATGCGAGCCAGTGCCCTGAGTCGGCCCTGGCCCTTGAGGAACTCTTCCGCGACGCCGGTTTCCCCGAGGGTGCCTACGTCAACCTCTTTGCCACGCACCAGCAGATCTCGGACATCATCGCCGACGACCGCCTTCAGGGAGTATCACTCACAGGTTCGGAGCAGGTAGGTGCGATTGTGGCAGAACAGGCCGGGCGTGCCCTGAAGAAGTGTGTGCTGGAACTCGGCGGCGCCGATGTCTTCATTGTGCTCGACACCGACGACGTTGACCTCGCAGTGAAGAAGGCTGTGATGGGCCGTATGGGCAACACCGGCCAGTCCTGCAACGGCTCCAAGAGGATCGTCGTGCTGGACAAGTACTTCGACGAGTTTTCGAAGAAGTTCAAAGCTGCCATTGCCGGGCAGTCTTACGAGAGGGGCGATTTCGGTCCACTCTCCTCAGCCTCCGCAACCAAGTTCCTGAAGGAGCAGGTGCAGGGCGCCCTCGATCAGGGCGCCGAAATCCTGGTGGGCAACAACCAGCCTCAGGGCAACGTGTTCACACCAACGGTAATTACAAACATCTCTCCCTCCATGGACGTCTACAGGGAGGAACTCTTCGGCCCCGTGGCGCAGCTTTACAAGGTCAGCAGCGACGAAGAAGCAATCAAGCTTGCGAACTCCTCGCCTTACGGCCTTGGTTCCGTGGTAATTTGCGACGACCTTGAGCGGGCTGAGCGCATCGGCAACCAGCTCGACGTCGGCATGGTCTTCATAGGCGCCTATGACCTCAGCGGTGCCGATGTTCCCTTCGGCGGCGTCAAGAAATCAGGCTACGGACGCGAACTTGGCAAAGTTGGAATGCTGGAGTTCGCGAACAAGAAGCTATTCCGCTTCGCAAAGTAG
- the trpB gene encoding tryptophan synthase subunit beta yields MTEPAAGSGEGSVDEGGSLRYAPGPYFGTYGGRWMPEALIPALDELEATFEKAKADPEFRAQIDNLNKNYSGRPSLLTEAKRFSVHAGGVRVFLKREDLNHTGSHKINNVLGQALLAKRMGKTRVIAETGAGQHGVASATAAALLGLECVVYMGAEDCRRQALNVARMELLGATVVPVATGSQTLKDAINEALRDWVANTDNTHYVLGTAAGAHPFPAMVRYFHEVIGDEARRQILERTGRLPDAVCACIGGGSNAIGLFHAFLDDPSVKIYGFEAGGAGIESGRHAAPITLGLPGVLHGARSYLMQDDDGQTIESHSISAGLDYPSVGPEHSHLADIGRVSYEAITDTEAMEAFRLLCRTEGIIPAIESAHALAGAIKVGHRLSAGTGATSDAADKVVIVNLSGRGDKDVGTAAEWFDLLQQGPR; encoded by the coding sequence ATGACTGAACCAGCAGCCGGCTCCGGCGAGGGTTCGGTGGATGAAGGAGGCTCGCTCCGCTACGCCCCGGGACCCTACTTCGGCACCTACGGTGGCCGCTGGATGCCTGAGGCGCTGATCCCCGCCCTTGACGAGCTGGAGGCGACCTTCGAAAAGGCCAAGGCCGATCCTGAGTTCCGCGCCCAGATAGATAACCTGAACAAGAACTATTCAGGCCGGCCCTCGCTGCTGACCGAAGCCAAGCGGTTTTCTGTACACGCCGGGGGCGTGCGGGTGTTCCTCAAACGCGAGGACCTCAACCACACCGGCTCGCATAAGATCAATAACGTGCTGGGCCAGGCGCTTCTTGCCAAACGCATGGGCAAGACACGTGTTATCGCTGAGACTGGCGCAGGGCAACACGGTGTGGCGAGTGCAACGGCGGCGGCCCTGCTAGGCCTCGAATGCGTCGTCTATATGGGTGCCGAGGACTGCCGCCGTCAGGCGTTGAATGTGGCCAGGATGGAACTCCTGGGAGCGACTGTCGTCCCGGTCGCAACGGGTTCCCAGACGCTTAAAGACGCCATCAACGAAGCCCTCCGGGATTGGGTGGCCAACACAGATAACACTCATTACGTGTTGGGCACGGCAGCGGGTGCCCACCCGTTTCCGGCTATGGTCCGGTATTTTCACGAGGTTATCGGTGACGAAGCCCGCAGACAGATATTGGAGCGGACCGGCCGCCTGCCCGACGCGGTTTGCGCCTGCATTGGCGGCGGGTCAAACGCCATCGGCCTCTTCCATGCCTTCCTGGACGACCCTTCCGTGAAGATTTACGGATTTGAGGCCGGCGGAGCCGGCATAGAGAGCGGGCGCCACGCGGCGCCGATCACGCTCGGCCTGCCGGGCGTACTGCACGGTGCCCGGTCCTACCTGATGCAGGACGACGACGGACAGACCATCGAATCGCATTCAATTTCCGCAGGGCTGGATTACCCCAGTGTCGGGCCGGAGCACTCGCACCTCGCTGACATCGGGCGGGTCAGCTACGAAGCGATCACCGACACCGAGGCCATGGAAGCCTTTCGGCTGCTATGCCGCACTGAGGGCATTATTCCTGCTATCGAGTCGGCACATGCACTTGCCGGTGCCATAAAAGTGGGCCATCGGCTGTCCGCCGGAACCGGCGCCACGAGTGATGCCGCCGACAAAGTGGTGATAGTAAACCTGTCCGGCAGGGGCGACAAGGATGTGGGAACTGCCGCCGAGTGGTTCGACCTCCTGCAACAGGGGCCTCGCTGA
- a CDS encoding SDR family NAD(P)-dependent oxidoreductase — MKHFTPSITKETLMGRVQGKVTIITGGARGQGESHARLFAQEGASVLVTDMLDETGEAVASELRDSGHDVHYMHLNVASEDEWKTVIAAAEERWGRIDILVNNAGIVGTMKPVEEEGLEGWSLTTAINQQGVFLGLKHGAPAIERSGGGAIVNTCSINGTVGNPGGFSYQASKGAVKMMTRAAAMEYADRSVRVNSVSPGLVMTPMAVEEGEKSNREFSNATPMKRAAQPIEVSYGVLYLASDEASYVTGADLLIDGGYTAQ; from the coding sequence GTGAAGCACTTCACCCCATCCATCACGAAGGAGACACTCATGGGCCGTGTTCAAGGCAAAGTAACCATCATCACCGGCGGCGCTAGAGGGCAGGGCGAATCCCACGCGCGCCTTTTCGCGCAAGAGGGTGCATCGGTGCTTGTCACCGACATGTTGGATGAAACCGGCGAGGCAGTTGCCAGCGAACTCAGGGATTCCGGGCACGATGTGCACTACATGCATCTGAACGTTGCCTCCGAAGACGAATGGAAAACCGTCATCGCAGCGGCAGAAGAACGCTGGGGGCGCATCGACATCCTAGTCAACAACGCGGGAATCGTCGGCACAATGAAGCCCGTTGAAGAAGAGGGCCTTGAGGGTTGGTCCCTCACCACCGCCATCAACCAGCAAGGCGTCTTTCTTGGCCTCAAGCATGGTGCACCCGCGATCGAGCGAAGCGGCGGCGGCGCAATCGTCAACACGTGCTCCATCAACGGCACCGTCGGCAACCCCGGCGGCTTCTCCTACCAGGCTTCGAAAGGGGCCGTAAAGATGATGACGCGCGCCGCGGCGATGGAATATGCAGACCGTAGCGTGAGGGTCAACTCCGTTTCCCCGGGATTGGTCATGACTCCGATGGCAGTGGAAGAGGGCGAAAAGTCCAACCGCGAGTTCAGCAATGCAACGCCCATGAAACGCGCGGCCCAGCCCATCGAAGTGAGCTACGGCGTCCTGTACCTGGCCAGTGACGAAGCTAGCTACGTCACCGGCGCGGACCTCCTGATCGACGGCGGATACACCGCGCAATAA
- a CDS encoding flavin-containing monooxygenase codes for MTDVAVPPAVKPDSIDTYGLVVHEWARRLARALASTDAVAAAGLFRPDGVVRDLLALSWDFRNAIGYEEIFELFAIPPAHRLMSIDVKPGSQSIIVEDGTPGTVSAFLQFRNSTGRGLGHVRLVQEGDGTWLAESLVLALDAVDSHPERHLDGRPSGKTHGPVRNRLGWQEGLDPEFTQQEPDVVILGAGHNGLMLAARLRALGIPALVLERNERVGDNWRKRYSSLALHTPLASDHLPYLPFPSTWPRFTPKDKLGDFLESYATLLDLAVWTGTTVIAADFDQPSRRWTVDVSRQGQHRRINPKHLIFATGMNAAPNIPDVPGRSVFPGTVMHAVDYKGHAEWRGKRAVVVGSGVSGHDIAQDLAEHGVDVTMIQRSGTFVMNTSTFHKVMHANHVSGRYSIEEADLVNASTPFGALPAHGPKHVELVKAMDRELLEGLVEAGFELSDGPDGQGVLGLIFGLNGTGYYYNAGASELIIDGTIKLLHGSVEGLSPSGVMLDGARSLNADLVVFATGYQGAPSVVREVLGDDIADRVGEFAMVGPDREYGRLWRRTGVDQLWFMVSLGIGDGRFYSKLLALQLAAMEAGIMPVAEPNG; via the coding sequence ATGACTGATGTAGCCGTACCCCCGGCAGTGAAGCCGGATTCGATCGACACGTACGGATTGGTCGTGCATGAGTGGGCACGACGGTTGGCCAGGGCCCTGGCCTCCACGGACGCGGTCGCCGCTGCTGGCCTTTTCCGACCGGATGGCGTTGTCCGCGACCTTCTGGCGCTGTCTTGGGATTTCCGCAACGCGATCGGATACGAGGAGATCTTCGAGCTGTTCGCGATTCCGCCGGCGCACCGGCTCATGTCGATCGATGTAAAGCCCGGCAGTCAGTCCATCATCGTCGAAGACGGAACTCCCGGTACCGTCTCCGCTTTCCTTCAGTTCAGGAACAGCACGGGAAGGGGTCTTGGCCACGTCCGCTTAGTGCAGGAAGGCGACGGAACCTGGCTGGCAGAGAGCCTGGTCCTGGCCCTCGACGCCGTGGACAGCCACCCAGAGCGCCATCTCGACGGCCGCCCGAGTGGAAAGACCCACGGCCCGGTGCGGAACCGTCTTGGTTGGCAAGAGGGACTCGATCCCGAGTTCACGCAGCAGGAGCCGGACGTTGTCATCCTCGGTGCCGGACACAACGGACTCATGCTCGCTGCCCGCCTTCGTGCCCTGGGCATTCCTGCCCTTGTCCTAGAACGCAACGAGCGCGTTGGCGATAACTGGCGCAAGCGGTACAGTTCGCTGGCACTCCACACCCCACTTGCGTCCGATCACTTGCCTTATCTTCCGTTCCCATCAACGTGGCCTCGTTTCACTCCCAAGGACAAGTTGGGCGATTTCCTCGAGAGCTACGCGACACTCCTGGATCTGGCCGTATGGACCGGAACGACAGTAATTGCCGCGGACTTCGACCAACCGTCCCGACGGTGGACCGTCGATGTCAGCCGGCAGGGACAACATCGCAGGATCAACCCGAAACATCTGATCTTTGCCACCGGAATGAACGCTGCACCGAACATCCCGGATGTACCCGGACGGTCGGTCTTCCCAGGAACCGTCATGCATGCCGTGGATTACAAGGGCCACGCAGAATGGCGTGGTAAGCGTGCGGTGGTTGTGGGCTCCGGCGTCAGTGGGCACGACATTGCGCAGGACCTGGCCGAGCATGGCGTCGACGTCACGATGATCCAGCGGTCCGGAACGTTTGTCATGAACACCTCCACCTTCCATAAAGTGATGCACGCCAACCACGTCAGCGGGAGATACAGCATCGAGGAAGCCGACCTGGTCAACGCTTCAACTCCCTTTGGTGCACTTCCTGCCCACGGCCCGAAACATGTGGAGTTGGTCAAGGCGATGGACCGGGAACTGTTGGAAGGTTTGGTCGAGGCAGGTTTCGAGCTGAGCGACGGCCCGGATGGCCAAGGCGTTCTCGGGCTGATTTTTGGCCTCAACGGGACCGGCTATTACTACAATGCTGGTGCTTCCGAACTAATTATCGATGGAACCATCAAGCTGCTCCATGGCAGTGTGGAGGGCCTCAGCCCCAGCGGAGTCATGCTGGATGGGGCCCGCTCCCTGAATGCTGACCTCGTTGTATTCGCCACTGGCTACCAGGGTGCGCCGTCGGTGGTCCGTGAGGTCCTCGGTGATGACATCGCAGATCGAGTGGGTGAATTCGCCATGGTGGGGCCAGACCGTGAATACGGCCGCCTGTGGCGACGCACCGGAGTGGACCAGCTGTGGTTCATGGTTTCACTCGGCATCGGTGATGGCAGGTTTTACTCAAAACTGCTCGCGCTGCAGCTGGCCGCCATGGAGGCCGGCATAATGCCGGTCGCCGAGCCGAATGGCTGA
- the iolD gene encoding 3D-(3,5/4)-trihydroxycyclohexane-1,2-dione acylhydrolase (decyclizing) yields MTSTAAADIGTEVDVKAVRRRTVAQAIVEYLQVQYSELDGERRRLVAGMYGIFGHGNSVGLAQGIDEYGVDFPHYQGKNEQSMVHAAIGFAKASNRAATLACTASAGPGSTNMVSGAATATTNRLPVLLFPADIINNRFGDPVLQQIEHPVERDVSANDCFRPVSRYFDRITHPAQLLSTLPEAMRVLTDPVETGAVVVCLPQDIQGAEFDFPESFFTPRVWHIRRRPAVEDEYRDAAAIIANAERPLLIAGGGVRYSKAQEELARFSAEFGIPVAETYAGKGSGPISELNLGALGVTGTVGANEIADAADVVITVGSRLQDFITASHSLFQNPNVKFVNLNVGSFDAHKMGSFPVIGDAKLSLAALRERLGARQYGTSEDFRSDIADARKATFEVRKHDLQAFPGENMSQAQVIDVLNRTATSQDALILGSGGVVEGIHKAWDPSNGTEIHFEYANSCMGHEIPAGLGYRIARGDAPGEVYVLIGDGTYFMQPTELVTAVQEHKKIITIVIDNRGHQCIWPLQVSKGGPGREFGTQYRERSNESGRLDGAILDFDIAANAASMGCAAWSTTTIEEFEAALTEAREVNGPAVIVARVERARYLSGNGAFWDVGVPMTSERPGSQEGTAKHLEGRARQRFYAATTAPDAR; encoded by the coding sequence ATGACTAGCACAGCCGCTGCTGACATCGGCACAGAGGTCGACGTCAAGGCCGTCCGTCGCCGCACTGTCGCACAAGCAATCGTTGAATACCTTCAGGTCCAGTACAGCGAATTAGACGGTGAACGGAGGCGCTTGGTTGCCGGAATGTACGGCATCTTCGGACACGGCAACTCCGTTGGACTGGCGCAGGGAATCGACGAGTATGGCGTGGACTTCCCGCACTACCAGGGCAAGAACGAGCAATCGATGGTCCACGCCGCCATTGGCTTCGCGAAAGCCTCAAACCGCGCCGCGACCCTCGCCTGTACCGCCTCCGCCGGCCCGGGATCGACGAACATGGTCTCAGGTGCCGCCACGGCAACTACCAACCGCCTTCCGGTGCTTCTGTTTCCCGCGGACATCATCAATAACCGTTTTGGTGACCCCGTGCTGCAGCAGATCGAGCACCCGGTAGAACGGGATGTATCCGCCAACGACTGCTTCCGCCCTGTCAGCCGCTACTTCGACCGGATCACCCACCCGGCCCAGCTGCTGTCCACACTCCCTGAAGCGATGCGGGTCCTCACCGATCCCGTCGAAACCGGCGCCGTAGTAGTTTGCCTTCCCCAGGACATTCAGGGCGCGGAATTCGACTTCCCGGAATCCTTCTTCACACCGCGTGTGTGGCACATCCGTCGTCGTCCTGCTGTGGAGGACGAGTATCGCGATGCTGCTGCAATCATTGCGAACGCCGAACGCCCCCTGCTGATTGCAGGTGGTGGCGTCCGTTACTCGAAGGCACAGGAGGAACTGGCACGCTTCAGCGCCGAGTTCGGCATTCCGGTGGCCGAGACGTATGCCGGCAAGGGAAGCGGCCCCATCAGTGAACTTAATCTGGGCGCCCTCGGCGTGACCGGCACTGTGGGGGCAAACGAAATCGCCGACGCCGCGGATGTTGTCATTACTGTAGGCTCACGCCTCCAGGACTTCATCACTGCATCACACTCACTGTTCCAGAACCCCAACGTGAAGTTCGTGAACCTCAACGTTGGCTCATTCGACGCCCACAAGATGGGCTCATTCCCCGTCATTGGCGATGCCAAACTGTCCCTTGCCGCGCTGCGTGAACGCCTCGGAGCCCGTCAGTACGGCACATCCGAGGACTTCCGCAGCGACATCGCGGACGCCCGGAAGGCCACCTTCGAGGTACGCAAGCACGACCTCCAGGCATTCCCCGGTGAGAACATGAGCCAGGCCCAGGTAATTGACGTGCTGAATCGCACGGCCACCAGCCAGGACGCCCTGATCCTGGGATCCGGCGGGGTGGTTGAAGGCATCCACAAGGCCTGGGATCCGTCCAACGGCACCGAGATCCACTTCGAGTACGCCAACTCCTGCATGGGCCATGAAATCCCGGCAGGCCTGGGCTATCGGATCGCCCGCGGGGACGCCCCCGGCGAGGTGTACGTGCTGATCGGTGACGGCACCTACTTCATGCAGCCCACCGAGCTGGTCACTGCGGTGCAGGAACACAAGAAGATCATCACCATCGTGATCGACAACCGCGGGCACCAGTGCATCTGGCCGCTTCAGGTGTCGAAGGGCGGCCCTGGCCGCGAGTTTGGTACCCAGTACCGGGAACGCAGCAATGAGTCCGGTCGCCTCGACGGAGCAATCCTGGACTTCGACATTGCGGCCAACGCTGCCAGCATGGGCTGTGCAGCCTGGTCCACGACCACCATCGAGGAATTCGAGGCGGCGCTCACCGAGGCCAGGGAAGTGAACGGCCCCGCAGTGATTGTGGCCCGTGTGGAGCGCGCGCGCTACCTGTCCGGCAACGGTGCTTTCTGGGATGTCGGAGTTCCCATGACGTCGGAGCGCCCGGGCAGCCAGGAAGGGACTGCGAAGCACTTGGAGGGCCGTGCCCGCCAGCGCTTCTACGCAGCCACCACCGCACCTGACGCCCGTTAA
- a CDS encoding aldehyde dehydrogenase family protein: MTIDEQQAFAARVAEQRRTRHTTVPHVIAGQEYFEGALLQREDPSNPSAVVSACHDAPAELVERAVQASRAAQRDWSRFPPSERIERVRRAIPFIEERLEEWAVRVALEIGKPYAGARAEGAEVLEIVRQYTEYASAPGAFEDQRTDDPTGLSNDSVLRPYGVFGVITPFNYPIVQAAGPAIAALIAGNGVVVKTSHDGPWSGHAVYELCEAMGLPEGLVNVVHGGDGPGRVLVASDIDGICFTGSVAVGRSILGDFASGPYPRPVIAEMGGKNPVIVTDTADLEQAADGIVFSAFDLSGQKCSALSRVLVTPAAHDRLAKLVAERVRDLKAGDPIDADVFAGPVVSAEAVERYDELLTSARREEFHIETGKAHDGGYFVPATVVSGVPATHRLATVEHFLPFLTISKLPTFEAALTAANDTEMGLTAGLYTGDESEAREFLDRIEAGCVDVNVPGHATTGWWPGPQTFGGWKASGTTGKQTLGKWYFQLFGRQQARKLPAHLEHLLRH; encoded by the coding sequence ATGACCATTGACGAACAGCAGGCCTTCGCAGCCCGGGTGGCGGAACAACGGCGCACCCGCCATACAACTGTTCCCCACGTCATCGCGGGCCAGGAATATTTCGAAGGCGCGCTCCTGCAACGGGAAGACCCCAGCAATCCCAGTGCGGTGGTCAGTGCCTGTCACGACGCGCCCGCTGAACTCGTGGAGCGGGCCGTCCAGGCGAGCCGTGCGGCCCAGCGTGACTGGTCCCGGTTTCCACCTTCGGAGCGCATTGAACGGGTGCGCCGGGCAATTCCCTTCATTGAGGAGCGTCTCGAGGAGTGGGCGGTCCGTGTGGCCCTCGAGATAGGCAAACCCTATGCCGGTGCCCGGGCTGAAGGGGCGGAAGTTCTTGAAATTGTCCGCCAGTACACCGAATACGCGTCGGCTCCAGGAGCTTTTGAGGATCAACGAACGGACGACCCGACGGGTCTATCGAATGATTCCGTGCTTCGGCCCTACGGTGTTTTCGGCGTGATCACACCGTTCAACTACCCGATTGTCCAGGCCGCAGGTCCTGCCATCGCCGCACTCATCGCGGGCAACGGAGTGGTCGTCAAGACATCGCATGATGGTCCATGGTCCGGGCATGCCGTTTATGAACTCTGCGAGGCAATGGGGCTTCCGGAGGGACTGGTGAACGTGGTCCACGGAGGCGACGGTCCAGGCCGGGTTTTGGTCGCCTCGGACATCGATGGCATCTGCTTCACTGGTTCCGTCGCTGTGGGCAGGTCCATCCTGGGCGATTTCGCTTCCGGGCCGTATCCCCGCCCGGTAATCGCTGAAATGGGCGGCAAGAATCCGGTGATCGTCACTGATACGGCTGATCTCGAACAGGCAGCCGACGGCATTGTCTTCTCGGCCTTTGACCTCAGTGGACAAAAGTGCAGCGCATTGTCCCGGGTGTTGGTTACGCCCGCCGCCCACGACAGGCTGGCGAAACTCGTCGCGGAGAGGGTCAGGGACCTGAAGGCCGGGGACCCCATTGACGCAGATGTATTCGCGGGTCCCGTTGTTTCTGCCGAAGCAGTGGAACGGTATGACGAACTGCTGACATCCGCCCGCAGAGAGGAGTTCCATATAGAAACCGGCAAGGCCCACGACGGTGGCTACTTTGTTCCGGCCACCGTGGTCTCCGGAGTGCCGGCCACACACCGGTTAGCCACTGTGGAGCATTTTCTGCCCTTCCTGACCATCAGCAAGCTGCCAACTTTCGAAGCGGCCCTGACTGCCGCTAATGACACAGAGATGGGTCTGACCGCCGGGCTCTATACCGGGGACGAGAGCGAAGCAAGGGAGTTTCTTGACCGTATCGAGGCTGGCTGCGTGGACGTGAACGTCCCTGGCCACGCCACCACCGGGTGGTGGCCGGGACCACAGACCTTTGGCGGATGGAAGGCGAGCGGTACGACCGGTAAACAAACCCTCGGGAAGTGGTACTTCCAGCTGTTCGGACGCCAGCAAGCGCGGAAACTTCCGGCGCACCTGGAGCACCTACTGCGGCACTGA
- a CDS encoding SDR family NAD(P)-dependent oxidoreductase — protein MGVRLEGKTAVVTGAASGQGLATVRALVGEGASVIAADIDEAALERLSTESGQITIRRCDVSKAAEVERLVATAEQTYGALHALLNCAGYLRAASVLETDDDVLDRIIDINLKGVFYGCKYAIPALQRAGGGSIVNWGSVNSLVAEPDIAAYSASKGAVLMLTKSVAVEYAKDNNRANCLCPGGVLTPMVAGFFDEGFLTDEQAQRAYQPLGLISPEEVADVAVFLVSDESRKVTGSAVMVDAGYTAV, from the coding sequence GTGGGTGTGCGACTCGAAGGCAAGACGGCAGTTGTGACCGGTGCAGCTTCTGGGCAGGGTTTAGCGACCGTACGGGCGCTGGTAGGGGAAGGGGCCAGTGTCATCGCGGCGGACATTGATGAAGCCGCGCTGGAGCGGCTCTCAACCGAGAGCGGGCAGATTACGATACGACGCTGTGACGTGAGCAAGGCAGCAGAGGTGGAACGGCTGGTTGCCACGGCCGAACAGACCTACGGGGCCCTCCATGCCCTGCTGAACTGCGCCGGATATTTGCGAGCGGCATCCGTGCTTGAGACCGATGACGATGTGCTCGACCGGATCATCGATATCAACCTGAAGGGCGTGTTTTACGGCTGCAAATATGCCATCCCCGCCCTGCAGCGGGCCGGCGGCGGATCAATCGTCAATTGGGGCTCGGTCAACTCGTTGGTGGCTGAACCGGATATCGCGGCTTATTCCGCCTCAAAAGGAGCGGTCCTGATGCTCACCAAATCCGTGGCCGTCGAATATGCCAAGGACAATAACAGGGCCAACTGCCTGTGCCCAGGCGGTGTCCTTACGCCGATGGTGGCCGGCTTTTTCGATGAGGGGTTTCTCACGGATGAACAAGCCCAGCGGGCATACCAGCCGCTCGGCCTGATCAGCCCGGAGGAAGTAGCTGACGTTGCGGTGTTCCTGGTTTCGGACGAATCACGAAAGGTGACCGGTTCCGCCGTAATGGTCGATGCGGGATACACGGCGGTTTGA